The nucleotide sequence CGCACGATTTCCAGCATACCGCTCAGACGAAGTTCCGATTCAACGTCAGTGTCTTTTTTGTCATCATCTTCATCAGCATGGCCAAAGGATACAACTTCCACTTCTTCCTCACGTGGAGCTTCACTTTTCAGCAGCGCCAGTATACTGTCAGGCTGTGCTACCGCGATGACGGGTACGTTGTTATTGGCGATAAGGTCGATAGTGTCTCTGAGCTGAAGATCGAATGGATTGCTGAGAATATACTTCGAGATTCCTTCATCGGTGTCTATGGCAAGAATCAACTTTGACCTGCTGAAAGGAACGGGAAAGGCATCGGCGATTATTCTCTCGGGATCAATCACGGGGTAATAATCAAGATTACAGAAGTCGGCTAAACAGCGGGCAAGTGTATCTTTCTCAATGCCGGCATTACAAGCGGACTCGTAAATAGAATTTCTGTTTCCCTGCAGAAGAATATTCCTTTTATCCTGATCCAGATTATGGGAATCGGCAAGGTGGGTGATAAAATCAAAGTAATCATCGGTAACGGCATTATCAGCAGATTTGGCAGCTTTCTTTTTGAAGCGCATCCACCTTTTCTTAGTATTCAGATGCGATTTCACACTATCGAGAAACTTCTGGGTATTGGTAAGCGGGCAGATTACAATGTCAACTGCTCCAACAGGTTTTTCAGGAATGTCACCCTGTGATATATCATCGGACTCGTACATCACAATTGTGGGCGTATACGCTGTTTCCGGATTTTCCTGAAGAATGGAACAGAAGTGAGATATATTCATACCGGACATCGCGAAGGGGGCTAATATCAGGTCAGGTTCCACAGAGATAGCTGTCTCCAGGCCTTTTCTGCCTCCCGGAGAATTGACTGTTCTGCATATATTGTCGTTTCTGAGTACATCAACCAGCTGTTTTCTGAGGGTTGCATCATCGTTGATTATCAGTATCAGAGGAAGATTGCTGATTATATACCGCCATTCATTGGTTCACTGACTGTCAAGTTCCGACTTGAGCAGATTGTACTCACCGATTGCGCCACTGACTTTATTCCGGATTCCCTCAAGTTCATTTTTGGCGCATGCGGCTTCAATATTTCTCATAGATTCCTCAAGGGCTTTGGCGCCGATATTTCCTGCCGAGCCTTTAAGTGAATGCGCGTTCCTTTTAACTTCTTCGATATTACCTTCGTTGGCGGCGTTATCAAGGTTCTCAACGATTTCCGGAGTAGTGTCTTTAAATAGCTCCAGAATTTCTTTGATCAGTTCTTTGTCATTTCCAAGTGATTCCATAAGAACCGATCTGTCCAGTACAGGTAATTCACTGCTCATGTTGCCTCCCGTTTCCTTTTCTCTGTAATTACTGCCTTGATCTTTTTGGACAACCGGTCGGGATGGACCGGTTTTGTTATATAATCGTTCATTCCGGACTGGATGCCTATATCCCTGTCGCCTTCCATGGCATGGGCGGTCATTGCGATAACAGGAATATCGTGGTCAAGTACACTTGATTCCGGGTCTCTAATCAGCCTGGTTGCTTCAAGTCCGTCCATTTCAGGCATCTGTATGTCCATAAGTACAAGATCGTAGTGATTCTTCTCGAGTTCCTCAATCGCTTTTGTACCGTTTTCAACGGGATGAGCGATATATCCGAGTTTTTCCAGTATTTTTAAGGCAACCATTCTGTTTACGGGATTGTCCTCTGCCAGGAGGATTCTAAGGTTTTCCTTTCTTGCTTCACTGATCGAATGTTTTGTAATTATTCCCCTGTTGTCACCGTCCGGTTCATCGCTTTTGCTGAGAACACTCAGAAGACAGGCTTTGAACTGGGAGAAAGTTACAGGTTTTGTAAGAAAGGCGGAAAATCCCGCTTCTGACATTCTTGCGGCATCCCCTCTTGAAGCTATTGATGTGTACATTATCATCAGAATAGTGTCTGATAATGCCTTATCATTCTTTATTTCTCTCCCAAGGAGCTCACCGTTCATATCCGGCATCTGCATGTCAAGAACAGCGATGTTATATGGATCGTTTTTTGTATGCGCTTCTCTAAGCATAGACAGGGCTTCAATGCCGGAATTTGCTTTTCCATGCCTGCAACCACAGTTTTTGAGCATTCCGGAGAGTATGTCTCTGTTAGTTTTATTATCATCCACAATGAGAATCCTGATTGACTCAATAAGTTTTTTCTCTTCTGATCCGGTAATAGTCGTAGTTCTGGATGTTTTTCTAACCTTTAAATCAGCTGTGAACCAGAAATTTGAACCTTCTCCCTCAATGCTCTCGGCTCCGATCGTCCCTCCAAGAAGCTTGGTAAGCTGTTTCGAAATGGTCAGACCCAGTCCTGTGCCTCCGTATTTCCTTGTTGTTGATGCATCGGCCTGTGTAAAAGGCTGGAACAGAGCATCCAGTTTGTCAGGAGCAATCCCTATGCCTGTATCACTGACAGTGAACTTCATCAGAACTCTATTATCTTTATGTCTGATAACATCAACGCTAAGCGATATCTCGCCATGAGAAGTGAACTTGACGGCGTTGCCAAGAAGGTTGGTGATTACCTGTCTCACCCTTCCGGGATCTCCTTTAAGAAGGGATGGAACGTCCGGATCAATCTTCAGAAGCAGCTCGATGTCTTTCTGACCGGTCTGGATAGAGATGAAATCAGCAATGTCATCAAGCATCGTTCGAAGATCGAAATTGATTTCCTCAAGTTCAAGCTTGCCTGCTTCGATCCTGGAAAAATCCAGTATATCGTTTATTATCGACATCAATGATTCCGCGCTCTGCTTGATTATTCTGGCGTAGTCGAACTGTTCAGGTGAAAGCTTCGTATCCAGAAGAAGTTCGGTCATTCCAATCACACCGTTCATGGGTGTTCTTATTTCGTGGCTCATATTCGCGAGAAAACTGCTTTTCAGACTGCTGGTCCTTTCCAGCTCTGCTCTGGCCCTGTTCTGTTCGGTATTATCAAGAAATACTTCAAGCAGGATCTCCTTATCGTTCAGTACAATGGGAAGTACCGATTTAATGACAGGCAGTTCGACGCCACCGACACAGCCCAGAGTTGTTTCGCGACTGTCCACGCTTTGATTCAGATCAATAATGGGACATTTGCCTACTTCAGAATGACATATGCAGTCATGGCATATTTTCCCGATGAGATCTTCTGGATCGCAGCCTGTCATGTTTCCGGCAACACGGTTTACATACTTTATATGTTTGTCCCGGCCTATTATCATTATACCCACAGGAAGGGATTCAAGTATTTTGATGTTGTCGCTCAGCGCATCCTTGAGTTTCTCCTCCGAGAGTTTTTTCTCTGTGATATCCCTGTCTACGCCCCGGTAACCGAGCAGCTGTCCGTTAATGCCAAGCATTGGAGTGCCATTTGTCAGGAACACTTTCATATCTCCATTTTTGTGAATATTCCTGTTCTCCAGGTTCACTATTTTCTCCTTATTTCTGAGGAGATCGAGATATACCTCTTTCATAGATCGTACTTCCTCAGGCAGCATGAAATCAAACGGTGATTTTCCTAATACTTCACTGGCTGAGTATCCAAGGGAATCGATTACATTATCCGAGCAGTAGGTGTATACGCCGTTTCTGTCTGTTTCCCAGAGCCAGTCGGCGCTGCACATCGCAATATCTCTGAACCGGTTCTCGCTTTCTGCGAGTTCAAGTTCAATCTGTTTTCTCTTGGTTATATCGGTAATTGTGGCGATGGCTCCGATAGTTTTACCCTTATCGTTAAGCCTGGGACAGACCGAGAGGGAAACCCATTTTAGATTGTTCTTCGCAGTTACTATCTGAAGTTCATACCTTGATGATTCACCATCTTTTCTCATGCCTGTTTGTTCGTCGACAGTATTACAGTAATTTTTTGAGACGAAATCAAGGAAACTCCTGCCTGTGAGATCTTCGTTCTTATCCACTTCGAACAATTGGCCAAGAGTGGGATTGGAGAATACTATTCCATTATCGTTATCAACAATAAGGATGCTTTCCATAACGGAATTCAGAATCTCCGCGTGAATCTGCTCATTCATGTTTTCCGCTTTCTATGCTGCGTTGAATTAAATATCAAAATGATTACTGCTAAAAGTAAACACCGGTGTTCGAACATGCAGCATATCAGCAAATATGATAATCAGAAACGCTGTTAATGTCATTGAGGGTTCACGATGATCTCAGCCTGCGGAACAGTACGAAAACAGCAGGTACAGCCAAAGACACGAGCATTCCGACTGAAGCTGCCTGTGGAACCTTGGACGAGCCCCATAAGAAAAAGAGTACCAGGCAGGTTCCCAGCCCGGATATCGACGAGACTATTGCTCCGGGCTTTCCAAGCTTTCTGGAGAAAAGACCCCATATGAATGGTCCGAGGAATACGGAAGCTATCGCGCCCCAGGAAATGGACAGTATGGTCACAATGACAGCGGGTTTCATCCAGGCAAGTATCATTGAAAGAATTATGAAGAACCCGCTGCTCAGCCTGCCAAGTCGTGTAAGAGAGCTATCTGAGGCTTCCCGGTTTACAAAACCGTGATAGAAATCTTTTGTAACTGTGGAACTGGAGATGAGTACCAGAGCCGCCAGCGTTGACATCGAGGCAGAAAGAACAAGGAGGAGAATAATTACGGTAAGAGCCGCTGGGATTACCGTAGTAAGAAGTTCCGGTATAAGGGCATCGAAAATAGGTGCCCCTCCCTCCCCGAACGCCCCCGGAGATGTTGAGGGTGAAAGGAATATTCGGGTTAAAGCTCCGGTGAAATAGGCTATGCCAGTGACAAGTATCGCAAAAACAGTAGAAGCTATGGTTCCAATTTTCACGGCCCTTTTGTCGCGGATCGCATAGAATTTCTGAAGAAGCTGGGGCATTGCGAACGGAGCTACACTGGTCAGGAATACCAGAGAAAGAAGTGGCACTATCCCGGGGGGCCCTACCGGAGCGATAAGCTTCGGTTCGATAGCCTTCAGGCTGGATACGATGTTCGGTATGCCTCCACCCTTCTCTATATTGAACCACAGCAGCACGATGACGCCTATCGTCATTATAATTCCAAAGATGACATCTATCATCGCCATGGATTTGTAACCGCCCATAATCAGGTAAATCCCGGTGAATAGACCCATGAACAGAAGTATCCAGGTGTATGGAAGCCCGAATGTGGATTCGAACAGGTAACTGAGCCCCATGAATACCGCAGCAGTATAGGGCACGAAGAAGATGAAGATTGCCAGTGCGGTGAAACCTTTAAGGAAAGGGCTCTGGAATCTTGCTTCAAGGTACTCAGGCATGGTTTTTACATCAAGGGAATGGGTGGCTGTTTTAATCCTGTTACCAAGTAGAAGCCAAACACCAAGAACACCGATAAGAGTGTTGCCAAGGGCTATCCAGAGAGCTGAGAGACCGAACCCCCAGCCGAGTTTTCCGGCGAAACCTATGAACAGGACTGCGGAGAAGTAAGCGGTACCGTAGGAAAACGCAGTCATCCATGGGCCTACGTTGCCCCCTCCCAGAAGAAAATCGTTATACGAACTGGTTTTTCGCATCCCCTTAAGGCCGATTATTATGATAAGCGCCGCGTAAGCTCCCACTGCGAGATAGTTGACTAGCATTTTTCATCCCCCCCATGTTCGGAAAATGTTGTTGACGGGGAAATATAGGTATTGTGAAAGGTTTCAGCACGCTCCGGATGATTCGGAGTTATCGTCATCCAGTTCAGCTTCAAGTTCGCGTACAAGCTCAATGCTTTTCTCCTTAAGCTTTTTGAGCTGTTCAGTCGATACAGCCCTTCCGGTGAGTGTAAGCTCAAGGTCTTTCCAGTGACGCAGCAGCCTTCTTGCCATGATGACATCTATTGTTCTTTCATCAAGGGCTTCATCGAGTTCGTGGGTACCCATGTAGGATCTGGAACCTGTGAGTACTAAAGAGAGCTCGTAACCTATTGAAGTAAGGAGTTCCTCAATATCCTTCGCTTCGGATATTCCCGGGACTGAACCGACTATTCTGTTTCTATATCGCAGTGTAAAAAGGATAATCGCGGTGAGCAGAACGGAAACCGTCAGTATCCAGATCAATGATGACCCGCCGCTGTTATCGTTCAGAATGGGTATTTCAACAGGCATGCTGACGGGGGGAAAGACGGAAAGAGTGCAGGAAGGTACAATTGCCTGTCTGTATTCCTCCAGTGAGGTATCGAACCATGCGATACTGTCCGGACCAACGATTACTGTACCACTGTCGGAGGGTTCGATCAGTATGTACCATGCATTCGTGTCATCTGTAAGCGGAAAACAACTGCCTGCAAGCAGTTCCGCGGGTCCATGTACGGTAAGTTCAGGGGATTCTTTCAACTGGGAATAACCGGGACCTGAAACCGAAAGCTGAAGACACCTCTCCCCCGCCGCGCTGTATCCTCTTGTAACTCTATCGAGACGGAAGGATATCCCGTCCGTAATGCCGAAGAAGTTATCGGGTCTGTTAATCTCCGGGAATGGGAATACAGGTATCCTTGCGCCTTCAGTGGAAATGAGATGTTCCATGGATGGTCTCAGCATTCCTCCG is from Candidatus Aegiribacteria sp. and encodes:
- a CDS encoding sodium:solute symporter translates to MLVNYLAVGAYAALIIIIGLKGMRKTSSYNDFLLGGGNVGPWMTAFSYGTAYFSAVLFIGFAGKLGWGFGLSALWIALGNTLIGVLGVWLLLGNRIKTATHSLDVKTMPEYLEARFQSPFLKGFTALAIFIFFVPYTAAVFMGLSYLFESTFGLPYTWILLFMGLFTGIYLIMGGYKSMAMIDVIFGIIMTIGVIVLLWFNIEKGGGIPNIVSSLKAIEPKLIAPVGPPGIVPLLSLVFLTSVAPFAMPQLLQKFYAIRDKRAVKIGTIASTVFAILVTGIAYFTGALTRIFLSPSTSPGAFGEGGAPIFDALIPELLTTVIPAALTVIILLLVLSASMSTLAALVLISSSTVTKDFYHGFVNREASDSSLTRLGRLSSGFFIILSMILAWMKPAVIVTILSISWGAIASVFLGPFIWGLFSRKLGKPGAIVSSISGLGTCLVLFFLWGSSKVPQAASVGMLVSLAVPAVFVLFRRLRSS
- a CDS encoding Hpt domain-containing protein, translating into MSSELPVLDRSVLMESLGNDKELIKEILELFKDTTPEIVENLDNAANEGNIEEVKRNAHSLKGSAGNIGAKALEESMRNIEAACAKNELEGIRNKVSGAIGEYNLLKSELDSQ
- a CDS encoding response regulator, with translation MNEQIHAEILNSVMESILIVDNDNGIVFSNPTLGQLFEVDKNEDLTGRSFLDFVSKNYCNTVDEQTGMRKDGESSRYELQIVTAKNNLKWVSLSVCPRLNDKGKTIGAIATITDITKRKQIELELAESENRFRDIAMCSADWLWETDRNGVYTYCSDNVIDSLGYSASEVLGKSPFDFMLPEEVRSMKEVYLDLLRNKEKIVNLENRNIHKNGDMKVFLTNGTPMLGINGQLLGYRGVDRDITEKKLSEEKLKDALSDNIKILESLPVGIMIIGRDKHIKYVNRVAGNMTGCDPEDLIGKICHDCICHSEVGKCPIIDLNQSVDSRETTLGCVGGVELPVIKSVLPIVLNDKEILLEVFLDNTEQNRARAELERTSSLKSSFLANMSHEIRTPMNGVIGMTELLLDTKLSPEQFDYARIIKQSAESLMSIINDILDFSRIEAGKLELEEINFDLRTMLDDIADFISIQTGQKDIELLLKIDPDVPSLLKGDPGRVRQVITNLLGNAVKFTSHGEISLSVDVIRHKDNRVLMKFTVSDTGIGIAPDKLDALFQPFTQADASTTRKYGGTGLGLTISKQLTKLLGGTIGAESIEGEGSNFWFTADLKVRKTSRTTTITGSEEKKLIESIRILIVDDNKTNRDILSGMLKNCGCRHGKANSGIEALSMLREAHTKNDPYNIAVLDMQMPDMNGELLGREIKNDKALSDTILMIMYTSIASRGDAARMSEAGFSAFLTKPVTFSQFKACLLSVLSKSDEPDGDNRGIITKHSISEARKENLRILLAEDNPVNRMVALKILEKLGYIAHPVENGTKAIEELEKNHYDLVLMDIQMPEMDGLEATRLIRDPESSVLDHDIPVIAMTAHAMEGDRDIGIQSGMNDYITKPVHPDRLSKKIKAVITEKRKREAT